In Plodia interpunctella isolate USDA-ARS_2022_Savannah chromosome 22, ilPloInte3.2, whole genome shotgun sequence, the following proteins share a genomic window:
- the LOC128679608 gene encoding zinc finger protein 37-like, protein MSDLRICRICLRTECKIYKYDLHQLKHFYEEVMAAKINEVDVFPNYFCYECATLLHKFHKFKEKCHTGLRVLQEMLWKGPITYQAIYDIDKQSQNLDSSLGIIMVPSHSRRVKTFSILDSAMSSDEEIDTNDIEFNNDDVELINDETELNNAICSNFLNKETKTDELEELSNDNIHNDIQLISIKSEKLDVDEAEYKFEGDLKIKKLSVEHWKRINLSEEEAVNEFRARAKNPKFLKAPYQCMLCFKGFSKNEMLKRHHQIKHSESIGRMECRFCKMRFRQKCYLGSHMRTHFIKFQCLRCDLVCNLEQTALLHDEYHSGILRKCVFCDEEFKHMSTYYTHLRTHRSKFVCTLCGVSFVSKAGLHQHKKRKHILEEVDSPDDFEDLNTYCERCDIRFETRKAFEEHLLHSTMHIDGDDPAEFKKKTLGKKIKAKITNTLRKMNSDDDLLALSHPRKRVRKYKRMRCKPTTCYQCGQHFATQAACMAHHKEMHPRTSFYSNNERAICEICGANLAPGSIITHMNMHSREKMHPCSLCDKSFHASCSLKRHLVTHTGEKRFVCSVCGKRFTQSNSMKLHYRTVHLKQPYPKRNRRKKKNEPQTTVDDSKSDESDSLPEPEIGSIRDPKTGLEPVPNVPLDSRLEENVYLTLT, encoded by the exons ATGTCTGATCTTCGAATATGTAGGATTTGTTTGCGAACGGAGTGTAAAATCTACAAGTATGATCTACATCAACTCAAGCATTTTTATGAAGAAGTTATGGCAGCAAAA ATCAATGAGGTTGATGTATTCCCTAATTATTTCTGCTACGAATGCGCCACTTTACTGCACAAGTTCCATAAATTCAAGGAGAAATGTCACACTGGGCTGAGAGTGCTACAAGAGATGCTATGGAAAGGACCG ATAACCTATCAAGCAATATACGATATTGACAAACAAAGTCAAAATTTAGACTCAAGCTTAGGCATCATAATGGTCCCTTCACATTCACGGAGAGTCAAAACATTCTCTATCCTGGACTCGGCGATGAGCAGTGATGAAGAAATTGACACCAATGACATTGAATTCAATAATGATGATGTGGAATTAATCAATGATGAAACTGAATTAAACAATGCCATTTGttccaattttttaaataaagaaaccaAAACTGATGAACTTGAAGAACTTTCAAATGACAATATACATAATGACATACAATTAATAAgcataaaatctgaaaaactTGATGTAGATGAGGCTGAATATAAGTTTGAAGGTGATTTGAAGATTAAGAAATTGAGTGTGGAACATTGGAAGAGAATTAATTtgagtgaagaagaagcggtgaATGAATTTCGTGCACGGGCAAAGAATCCCAAGTTTCTGAAAGCTCCGTATCAGTGTATGCTGTGTTTCAAGGGATTTTCTAAGAACGAAATGTTAAAGAGACATCATCAAATTAAGCACAGTGAG TCAATCGGGCGTATGGAGTGCCGCTTCTGCAAAATGCGCTTCAGACAAAAATGCTACTTGGGATCACACATGCGCACGCACTTCATAAAGTTTCAATGTCTCCGGTGCGACCTTGTCTGTAACTTGGA acagacagcatTATTACATGATGAATATCACAGTGGAATATTGAGGAAATGTGTGTTCTGTGATGAAGAATTCAA ACACATGTCAACGTACTATACACACTTGCGCACGCACCGCAGCAAATTTGTGTGTACACTGTGCGGCGTCTCCTTTGTGAGCAAAGCCGGGTTGCATCAGCACAAGAAGAGGAAGCATATATTGGAGGAAGTt GATAGTCCCGATGACTTCGAAGATCTGAATACATACTGCGAACGTTGTGATATTCGATTCGAGACTAGAAAGGCATTCGAGGAACATCTATTACATTCCACCATGCATATTGATGG AGACGACCCGGCtgaatttaagaaaaaaacctTGGGGAAGAAGATAAAAGCGAAG ATTACCAATACACTACGAAAAAT GAATTCTGATGACGATCTGTTGGCTCTCAGTCATCCCAGGAAGAGAGTCAGGAAGTACAAACGCATGAGATGCAAGCCCACAACGTGTTATCAG tgcGGGCAACACTTCGCGACACAGGCGGCGTGTATGGCCCACCACAAGGAGATGCATCCGCGCACTTCGTTCTACTCTAACAACGAACGAGCTATATGTGAGATCTGCGGCGCTAATCTCGCG CCGGGCAGTATAATAACTCACATGAACATGCATTCCCGCGAGAAGATGCACCCATGCAGCTTGTGCGACAAGAGTTTCCACGCCAGCTGCAGCCTGAAGCGACACCTGGTG ACACACACAGGCGAGAAGAGGTTTGTCTGTTCGGTGTGCGGCAAAAGATTTACTCAGAGCAACAGTATGAAGTTACATTATAGAACGGTGCACCTCAAACAGCCATATCCAAAGAG aaatagaagaaaaaagaaaaacgaaCCGCAAACTACCGTGGACGATTCGAAATCAGACGAATCAGACAGCCTGCCGGAACCGGAAATTGGGTCCATACGGGACCCTAAGACGGGACTCGAACCCGTACCCAATGTGCCATTAGACTCGAGATTGGAGGAGAATGTGTATTTGACACTCACGTAG